The nucleotide sequence TCGTTCATCCCACCGTCAGCAGTATCCAAATTCGTATGAGATACATACACAGCAATGTCATTGCGAAGCAAGCTTGCTGCCAAAGCACCTGCTGGCGTATCTGTTCGCAAATGTGCGAGTGGTCGATAGATGACTGCATGATGCGCGATAATTAGCTCTGCACCTATTTTTGTAGCTTCCTCTACAACTTCAGCATTAACATCTAGCGCTATTAACACACGTCCAATCGGCTTCGCAGCTGATCCGACCTGAAGGCCAATCTTATCGTCGGGTACAGCATAGTGCTTTGGTGCGAGACGCTCCATCAATTGGATGATCGTTTCACCTCGGGCAAACATGCGAGCACCTCCTTTATCTGACGCACATCTTCCTGCCATTCACTCGCTTTCTCTGCTGCACCTGGTGCTTCAGAGTAACTTAATTGCAGGATGACACGCTCTCGTTTTGCAATTTCCTGCTCCCAATTTTTATAAAACTCAGGTGATGGATTGCGAAGCAGTAACGGACCCATCTCCTCCATCCACACTCGCGCAATCCTCGGCAGCACGGGTGATAATAATGTTTGATCATACAAGCTGGCTTGACGCTCTTGCGTCACTGCTTCACTATTCAAACGAACTGCACGTATTAATGTGTATATGACCCCATCTTCTTCTAACAGTAGCTCTTGATCGATAACATAATGATGCTTAACTAACCACTGTCTAACCGAGCCTTCTGCAACATGCGGAGACAAGACCAAGGTCGAGACACCACTTAACTTGTCTATCCCTTGTTCAAGTATTCGTACCATTAAACTACCACCCATACCGGCTATCGCAACTGTATCGACTTCGCCTACATTGAGCACTGCGAGTCCATCTCCGAGTCGCACTGAAATAACACCCTCAAGTCCCGCATCGCGAACTTGACGAGTCGCTGCCTCTACAGGGCCTTCATGGACGTCTCCCGCAACAGCATAGCTGATTCGTTCCTGACTTGCCAAAAAAACAGGAAGCAGCGCGTGATCTGTCCCAATATCTGCAAACCGAGCACCCTGCGGCACCCAGCTTGCAAGTGCAGCTAAGCGCCGGGACAATTTCACACCTGCTCCAACGATTCCCTTTTCCATCATCATCTAAGCAACCCATTCCATCCAATGTTTTCTAAGCCAGAACAATAATGATCCGGATAATGCAATTTTGATAGCTAACAACACTTTTATCGAGCTTACATTAAGCTGATACAGTGCTGAATAAATTTCAGGCATGATCCATAATATCAGTGCTGACACAAAGAACACAACGCCAATCGATTTATTCCGCACTTGCATAAACCAGCAGAGCCATAAGAACAGCAGCGACGCGGGTATCCAGAACACTTGTGTTTCTAACCAGCTCGGATCTGGCATCTGATGTGACAGCAATCTCGAATAGATGACGATGACAACAACCCAACCGAGCCAATGGAATAGCGGAAATTCTAATGCAATCCCACATAAAATCCATATTACTGCACACAGTGATAAGAATATTATCGAACCCCACATATCCGTCCATCCATGAAGCTTTAAGATGGCCATACCCATACCGAGCAGGAACAGCATTCCTCCACCAACAAATAACAACCCTCGAACTGGACTCTTTTCTTTCAACCAGCCTCCAATACCGACTAGCGCAGCAGTTCCAATTCCAGTAACCGCAATTTGCAATAGTAAGGGAAACACGCTAAAATAAAGAGCAACAAAGCAGATACAGGTAAAAATTCCAAAAGTAAGCAACCAATACTTCCCTGAAGCTTGTCCAATTTTACTCACTGTATTTCCTACGAGCCCTTTAGGACGTTCATTCATATCATCCAAGTAAAGGTTGAGTAAAAAGTTACAATATTGCTCCGGTAGAAGCTTAGTCCGACGCCAAGATTCAATTTCGCTCGTAATGATTTTACGCTTTTCTTCATCTAGAACAGCCATTCTGTTGTTCCTCCTCATCCCATTGGAAGAAAAAGACCTTCAACCATTACGGTAAAGGTCTCAACATGATTTGATACGATATTTATTCTAAAAAATCTTTCAACCTTTTACTGCGGCTAGGGTGACGAAGCTTACGTAACGCCTTCGCTTCAATTTGACGAATGCGTTCACGAGTAACACCGAAAACTTTACCGACCTCTTCTAACGTCCGGGTCCGTCCATCATCTAAGCCGAACCGTAATCTTAATACTTGTTCCTCGCGATCGGTCAACGTATCAAGTACATCTTCAAGCTGTTCTTTCAGTAGCTCATATGCAGCAGCATCTGCAGGTGCGAGTGCTTCCTGATCCTCAATGAAGTCGCCCAGATGTGAATCGTCTTCTTCACCAATTGGCGTCTCTAACGATACTGGCTCTTGTGCAATCTTCATAATTTCGCGCACCTTCTCGACACTAAGCTCCATCTGTTCAGCGATTTCTTCAGGCGCTGGTTCTCTACCAAGTTCCTGCAACAGCTGGCGTGATACTCGGATGAGCTTATTAATCGTCTCGACCATGTGAACTGGAATCCGAATCGTTCTTGCTTGGTCCGCTATTGCTCGAGTTATCGCTTGACGAATCCACCAAGTGGCATAAGTACTAAATTTAAAGCCCTTCTCATAATCGAACTTTTCCACTGCTTTAAGTAGTCCCATATTGCCTTCTTGAATGAGATCAAGGAACAGCATGCCACGACCGACATACCTCTTTGCAATACTTACGACCAGTCTAAGGTTGGCTTCCGCTAGCTTCTTCTTGGCATCGTCGGCATCATATCCGCCATTCTCGATCTTTTTAGCCAATTCAATTTCATCATCTGCACCCAATAAAGGTACGCGTCCAATTTCCTTTAAGTACATCCGAACGGGATCGTTAATCTTAATGCCTGGCGGGAGAGATAAGTCATCATCGAAATTAAATTCGTCGCGCTCTCTTTCTTCCCCTTCTCCGTGTCTGCGCAAATCATCATGATCATTCACAACATCGATTCCAGAATCTGCTAATTGCTCAAAAAATTCATCAATTTGCTCTGGATCCTGATCAAAAGGAGATAGTTTCTCCATGATGTCTTTATAGGTTAAGGCAGACTTCTTCTTACCCTGCTCCATCAGTTGAGCTTTCACTAGCTCTAATGTTGCTTCTGTTTCTAGTCCGGTGTGTTGATCGTTAGCCATTACGACTCCCTCCTCCCTAACTCAGCGAACAGCGTTTATTTTTTACGTTGCTGCTTCAGGGTGCTCATCTCTTGTGCAATTTGTGCAGCTTGCAGGTGCTCACCAAGCTTCAGTAAGCGTTGCATTTCCTCATTCATGCGATCTATCTCTCTCATGAAGGTAGCATCTTCAATGGTGCGAAAATAACCCTCCAATACGCGCTCGTCAAATGGGAAATCCTCTAGTGCAATTGAACTTGCAGTTCGCTCCAAGCGATCATCTTGTAGGAAAGCCGTGAAGCGACCTACATCCGGCGATTGGCCTTGAGCATAGTATGAATATAAATAAGCAGCAATAGCTGCGTGGTCCTCTACGTTAAAATGAGCACCTATTCGAGATTGAACAATAGTTGACGTATCCGCATCAAGCATCATCCAAAGCAATAGGTGACGTTCCGCTTTAATGTAGGCTGGGGTAAGGGTAGGAAGTTTGGGGGATGATCTCTTATCATTCCATACATTATTCCACGAACTTGCAGGAATATCCCCTATGTTTCCCAATTTCTCCTGTTGTCTAATTTCGACGCTTTCCTGCTTCAACGTATCTAGAGAGACGCCGAACTCTTGAGCGAGCTCCTTCAGCAGCAATTCACGTTCTGTTGGAGAATCTCGGCGAGCGACCAGCTTTACAGCTTCACGCAAATACCGAATTCTTCCATCTTCTTCTAGGAGTATATGGGATTTCCTTAAATATATAAGTTGAAATTTCACAGTTGATACAGCTGCTTCAATCACTTCGCGCATAAACGTACTTGGACCCTTTGCAGTAATATATTCATCTGGGTCCATACGATTCGGAAGCTCGCATACCCTGACGATTAAGCCTACACTTTCTAAGATCGGAATACTCTTGATCGCAGCAGCTTGTCCCGCATCATCTCCGTCGTAGCATAGAACAACTTCTTCAGCGAACCTCTTAAGCTGTGTAGCATGCTCAGATGTAAGTGCAGTACCCATCGTAGCTAAGCCATTATGGACACCCGCAGACCATGCTTTGATAACATCAACATAGCCTTCGAATAAAACCGCTTGCCTAGTCCGCCTAATTGTAGCTTTAGCAGCATGCAACCGATAAAATGTACGACTTTTGTTGAACAGCGGCGTTTCTGGAGAATTCAGATATTTCGGTTGACCATCAGACATGATCCGTCCGCCAAATGCAATGACTTGTCCATTTCCATCTTGGATCGGAAAAATAATTCGATCACGGAATCGGTCGACATAGCCTTCGCCTTCCTGACGTTTCGAAAGTAATCCCCCGAGCTCCATTTCTGCTGCCTCGTAACCTTTGCGCTCAAGTGCTCCAGTTAATGTGTCCCATCTTGAAGGGGCATAACCGATTGCGAATTCCTCAATCAACGTATCCGTGAACCCTCGCGTTCGCAAGTATTCCATCGCTGGCTTTCCAGGTTCCGTATTCCGAAGAATGTAGTGGTATAGCTTCGCACTGTACTCATGTGCTTCAACTAATGTAATCTTTTCTCGTTGCCGTGGCGAAGGCTCCTCATGACCTGCAGTTGACCATGTAACAGGTATATCTGCTTCAATCGCGAGCATCTTAACCGCTTCTGGAAACGAAATCGCCTCCATCTCCATCACAAACTTAATGGCATTTCCGCCCTTTCCGCAACCGTAACAATGAAAAATTTGTTTCTCTGGTGTGACGGTGAAAGAAGGCGTCTTCTCAGAATGAAATGGACAAAGCCCCTTTAAGTATTTGCCATTTTTGACGAGATGAACAACCTTACCTACGGTTTCGGCTATATCATGGCGGCGCAACACTTCGTCAATGACGGTTTGAGGGATCGATCCGTAATTCATTTCAATCCACCTTATCTTCCTAAGACAAAGCCATCCGACAATTATGATTAATTAGATTGGACGGAAACTTCGTCGTAATACTATTCGCTAAACGTTGTGCTTTTCCTGCATTCCCTGCAATAGAGTTGTCAGTTTTTGTTGAAATCGATCACGATCTTCGTCTGTAAAAGGTTTTGGCCCTTTCGTCCTCTGACCCCCGCGACGCTGTTTTGCTGAAAAATGTCGTTGCGCCAACAATCCCTCGATATCCTCTTCACGAATCAATTTCCCGCGAGGGGTAATTACAGCCGCGCCACGTGCAAGACCTAAAGCTGCTAAGCCATAATCGCCAGTAACTAGAATATCACTTTTCTTGAGCATGTTCGCGATATAGAGGTCTGCGGCTTGATCGCTTGCATCTACGGTAACGACTTCTACAGAAGGCTCTGGCTGAAGCACATGAGCATGACTCGATACGAGTAATGCTGTCGCTCCACAACCTCTTACAGTTCGAGCAATTTCCGACTTTACTGGACACGCATCGCCATCTACAACGACACGATTTCGTTCGAATGTCATGAGGTTCACCCATATCCTAACCAAAGTTTGCCGTATTATTATATACGCTAACCGCAGACGAAATCCTGCATTTGAACAATTAAAATAATTGAAAAGAGAACCTTTCGGCTCTCTTCTGAGTTCAAGTTATCATTCGTCCAACAATTACTTCTCAAAATGTTCTAAAATCAAGCTTGCTGTTTCTTCAACCGCTTTATTGGATACATCGATGACGTGACATCCAAGCTTGTCCATCACTTGTCTAGCATGCTCATTCTCCAACCGAATTCGTTCCGTAGTCGCATAAGGCGCTGTGCCTGGCAAACCAAGCGCCTTCAGTCTTTCCTTGCGAATCGCATTCAATACATCTGTATTAATCGTTAAACCGATAATTTTCTCCTTTGGTACACGAAACAGTTCTTGAGGCGGAGCTAATTCCGGTATGAGCGGTACATTGACGACTTTGAACGTTTTGTGTGCCAGCACCATGGACAACGGTGTCTTAGAAGTTCGAGAGACTCCTAACAAAATGATATCCGCCTTGAGAATACCTGTCACATCGCGAGCATCATCATAACGCACAGCGAATTCAATCGCCTCAACCTTCCGGAAGTAATTCGCGTCGAGTACATGATTTAATCCTGGCTCATGACGCGACTCAATCCCTAACGAATGTTCCAATTTAGCGATTAACGGCCCCAACAAATCAATTGCGATAATCCCCAAATCAACAGCCTGTTCCTTCATGTAGTCTCTCAAAAAAGGAATAACTAGTGTGTACAGCACGATGCCTTTATCTATTTTAGCTACGTGAAGCACTGCATCGATGCTCTGTCGGTTTTGGATAAATGCTGCACGTCGAATTTGAATGTTTGTCGGATGGAACTGAGCGGCAGCTGCTCGCACAGCAAGCTCACCGGTATCTCCTGCAGAATCGGACACGACGTAAACGGTTATGCTTTGCTCAACCATGCGGCAGCCCCTTTCGTTATCGTTATTTCAGCCAGTCAACTTGGAAAAATCAGCAATCTGCTTAATATCATCAGCTACAAGTGACAATAGCGCCAAGCGATTGCGACGAATGGCTTCATCATCCGCCATGACCATTACCGCTTCGAAATAGGTAGCAACGGTATCGCTCAGTGAGGACAATGCCGACAATGCAACGTCCATGTTCGGCTCGGCAAAGGCAGTCACAAATTGACCATGAGCATGTTGCCACGCTTCATATAGTGCCACTTCAGCAGCATCTGCGAACAGATGAGCATCCACTTGCTTCGAATCTGCTTTCGACGCTAGATTGCAAACACGATTGAACGCTTCAACAGCAGGGCGGAATGCCGCCTTATCCCCTTCAGCAGCGACAGCTTGTAGCGCCTTAGCCCGCAGCACAGTACGTCGAACATCCTCAACACCGGCACCAAGCACCGCATCAACGACATCGTACCGAATCGCTTGCTCTGACAACACATTCTTAATACGCAAGTTGAAAAACTCCTGCATATCTTTGCTAATCTCATAAGCTTCACGCTTCAGTCCACGATCACTGTGAACCTCGAGTGCGATGCGGAATAACTCATCAAGTGGCAGTTCCATATCATGAGCGAGCAGCGTATTCACAATGCCCGCCGCTTGTCGACGCAGCGCATACGGATCCTGCGAGCCTGTCGGAATAATGCCGATGGAGAAGCAGCCTGCTATCGTATCGATTTTATCTGCAATCCCTACAATCGCACCTACGATCGAAGCGGCAGGGGTGTCACCTGCATTACGTGGTGAATAATGCTCGTTAATTGCACGCGCAACGCTCTCGCGCTCGCCAGCTTTACGTGCATAATCCTCACCCATAATGCCCTGAAGTTCAGGAAACTCATAGACCATCTGAGACACAAGGTCGAATTTGCAAATGTCAGCCGTGCGGCTAACATCCGCTTGAACCTCATCACTCGTTAACAATTGTTGTGCGATTCGATCTGCAATGACTCGAGTTCGGCGGATTTTATCAGCGACTGTACCCAGTTCTTCGTGATAGACGACATTCTCAAGCTTCGCGAGCGCGTCCGCAATAACGAGCTTCTTATCTTCTTCATAGAAAAATTTTGCATCCGAAAGACGTGCGCGAAGCACTTTCTCATTCCCTTTGGATACAGCGTCTAGCGACACTTGATCGCCATTACGCACAGTAACAAAATGAGGCAGCAATCGACCTGACTGATCGAACACTGGGAAGTAACGTTGATGCTCACGCATCGATGTGATCAGCACTTCCTGTGGAATGTGAAGGAATGAAGGATCGAAAGACCCGCTCAGCACCGTTGGTGTTTCAACAAGGAACAGTACCTCTTCGAGCAAATCATCCTGAATTGCAATTTTCCAATTGCGCTCTGAAGCTAAGCTTTCAATGCCAGCCAAAATGACTTGCTTGCGCTCTTCTACATCAACAATGACATTCTGAGCACTCAAGCGCTCTACATATAAGCTAGGTTCCTCAATAACCGTATCTTGACCTAAGAAACGATGACCGCGAGAAACATTTCCCGAAGCAACATCTGTAATTTCGAATGGAACGACTTCCTTGCCATACAGCGCTACCATCCAACGGATTGGACGAACATAGCGAAGCTCATAATTACCCCATCTCATGTTTTTCGGGAAAGTGAGTGACATAATCAATGCTGGTAGCGCTTCTGGCAACAGCGAAGCAGCTTCAACACCGATACTGCTCTTTAGTGCAAATACATATTCGACATTTGCTACTTCTCGAATGAACAGCGTGTCGGGTTCGACATTTTGACTGCGTGCGAAACCAAGAGCAGGCTTACTCCACGCGCCAGATTCATCGTATGCGATTTTACGGGACGGACCTTTAACTTCCTCATTGATATCAGATTGCTTATCTGCTAAATCACGAACAAGTACCGTTAATCGACGAGGTGTTGCATAGGCTTTAACTTCAGTAAAGCCAAGTCTGCTTTCTGTCAGCCACTTCTCTGTTTTATCTTTAAGCTGTTCCATCGCAGCACGCACGAAGCGAGCTGGAACCTCTTCTAAACCGATCTCCAGCAACAAATCTTTAACCATTGTGCACCGCCCCTTTCTTAAGTAGCGGGAATTCGAGCCGCTCTCGCTCCTGTAAATACGTAGCCGCAACTTGACGAGCCAAATTGCGCACTCTCGTAATATAACCTGTTCGTTCCGTTACACTGATCGCTCCTCTTGCATCAAGCAAGTTGAAAGTATGGGAACATTTCAGCACATAATCATAAGCTGGGAACACGAGATTGTGCTCCATTGCGCGTCTTGCTTCAGCTTCATAGGTGGAAAATAGCTGGAACAGCATCGCAGGGTCAGAAACCTCAAACGTATATTTCGAATGCTCAAATTCAGGTTGTTTGAACACATCACCGTAAGCAACACCGTTTACCCATTCAAGGTCGAACACATTTTCTTTCTCTTGAATGTACGAAGCAAGTCGCTCCATCCCGTAAGTAATTTCAACTGCGACAGGATGACAGTCGATACCGCCAACTTGCTGGAAATACGTAAACTGTGTAATTTCCATTCCATCCAGCCATACTTCCCAACCAAGACCCCAAGCACCTAGCGTTGGTGATTCCCAGTTATCCTCGACGAACCGAATGTCGTGATGAAGGGGATCAATACCAAGACGCTTCAGGCTTTCAAGATAGAGCTCCTGAATGTTGTCTGGTGACGGCTTCATAACGACTTGGAACTGATGATGCTGGTACAGACGGTTAGGATTTTCACCATACCGTCCATCTGCCGGTCTGCGCGACGGTTCTACATAGGCTACATTCCATGGCTCTGGGCCGATTGTGCGTAGGAAGGTCATCGGGTTCATTGTGCCGGCACCCTTCTCTGTGTCATACGGCTGAACGACGATACAATTTTGTTCTGCCCAAAATTGCTGCAGCGTCAGCGTCATTTGTTGAAAATTCATCGCTAATCTCTCCTTTTATTCGAATGGACGGACATTATTTTGACGTGTCAGAAGCAAACAAAAAAGAGCCCCCCTCCCACGTCTGCCTAGCAGACATAGGGACGGGAGCTCATCACTCTCGCGGTTCCACCCTACTTGGTTTTCTGTTCTTTCCAGAAAACCCGCTTTTACGACCTAACTCACTCTCCGGAGTGCCATTTCACCTAATCCGTTTCTCCAGGCTTACACTTTCCCTGGCTCGCTGCACTTGCAAACGGCAATCGGCTACTTTCTCCTTCATCGAGATCATATTCAAGTATGAAGCCATTCTAAACTAACACGCCACTACTGTCAATCCGCGTCATTGGTTACTTCGCGATCAGACAACGGCTCTTGATCAGCCATCGGCTTGGGCTTGACAAGCATCTCCCCGTACTTCTCTAGCTGATCTAGAAAATGTCGCGACTTCAAGTTCAAGTTAAGATGCGTGTCCATCCACTTTCTCATCACAAGTTGCAGTTGAATTTTAGTACTATCCTTCACCGTAATATGCCCTAATCTTCGCAAATCCAAATGAGCAAACAGCCGAAGCAACTTCCACACTCCATCCATGAGCTCGATTGCACCTGGATCTCTGTGCCGACAATTATGGCATAATGCCCCGCCTGCCACAAAGCTAAATCGAAAGTCTCCTTCTTGCTTTCCACAATGTACACATTCGTCCAAAATCGGTGCATATCCTGCCGTACTTACAACTCTCATTTCATATACACGCAATACAACTTGTGGATCCTTATCCTCTGTAAGAGCTGCTTGACAAGCTTTCAATTGGTGAAACAAGAACGCAGCAGTCTCATCATCATTAATCGCTCGATCGGTTAATTCAGCAGCGTAAGCTGCGTAAGCAGGCTTCTCTAAACCTTCCCGTAACTGGTAGTATGACTCGATAATCTCGCCACTGTTCAATGTGCCGAGCGAGTTGTTTTTGTAATACGAATATTCTCCATATGTAAAAAGCTGCGCTAAAGCACCGTAGCGACTTTTCAGCTTTTTAGCTCCGCGCACGACAATACCCTGCTTCCCAAAATCGGGTGTAAGCAGGGTAATTATTTTATTACCTTCCCCATAATCAGTGCTCCGAATAACAATCCCTTCTACCCGGTAGAGCATCGGCTCTCATTCCTCGTCCCCACGAATAGCTTCATCTTCCAACAACCCATCTTCAACGACTTCTTGAACGTTACTATCATTCATTTCCCGATACAATAAATAAGCCTCGATATCTCCGGTTTGCTTAAACACATGCCAAGTGAAATCACGCATTGCGTCTCATCCTCTATCGGCTGAATTGTGTTGCTCTCTCCACCCTTAGGATGTCCTTCGTACTCTGCGGTATCCCTGACAACATTTTGCTTGTGTGAGTTTAATCGTTACGGAAGCCTAACGTCTTTAATACGGACTCGCGATTACGCCAATCCTTATTCACCTTTACCCATAATTCCAAAAAAATCTTCGAACCAAGCAAACGCTCCATATCTTGCCTTGCTTGTTTGCCGATTTCCTTGAGCAACGCTCCACTTTTCCCGATGATAATCCCTTTTTGCGAGTCGCGCTCTACATAGATAACTGCACCAATCTTAACAAGTCCATTATCCTCTTTACTCATGCTTTCGATTTCAACGGCAATCGAATGCGGAATTTCATCCCGTGTCATCTGCAGGATTTTCTCGCGAATAAGCTCCGCGCATACGAATTGTTCAGGATGATCCGTAATCTGGTCTGCCGGATAATACATTGGACCTTCGCTCAAATAACGTGAAACCTGCTCCAGCAGTGCGTTCACATTGTTACCTTGAAGCGCCGATACAGGTACGATTTCTGCGAAATCATGTAGCTTCCGAAATTTATCAATTACCGGTAGCATAGCCTCTGGATGAATTTTATCAATTTTATTCAACACTAGGAAAACAGGTGTCTTTACTGACTTCAACCGCTCGATGATGAAGCGATCTCCGCCGCCAAGCTCTTCTGTTACATCGGTAAGAAAGAGCACCGCGTCAACTTCATTAAGCGCACTCTCTGCTGCTTTCATCATATAATTGCCGAGCTTGGAGTTTGGTTTATGAATACCTGGTGTATCGAGGAAAACAATTTGCGTATCGTCCGTCGTATATACCCCATGAATTTTGTTGCGTGTCGTTTGAGGCTTGTCTGACATGATCGCGATCTTCTGTCCGATGACCTGATTCATTAATGTCGACTTTCCCACATTCGGGCGTCCCACAATGGCGACGAACCCTGACTTAAATCCTTTTTTTTGCATAGTTACTCTCCTTCATTAACCGTTAAGGTCTTGCGAGGTGAACGCCCCAGGTAGCAGCTCTGATACTGTTGTAACACGGAAATTTCCATGCAAATTGCCTAACACGACCGGCATATCCGGTGCACAAAGTTCTGCTAGAACCTGACGACATACGCCACATGGACTTATCGGTCCCTCTGTATCCCCAATAACCGCAACGACTTTGAAATCTCCCGGTTTCTTCCCATCGGCAACTGCGCGAAATAGTGCAGTACGCTCGGCACAATTCGTCGGCCCATAAGCTGCATTTTCAACATTACAGCCAAAGTGGAGCAGATCGTCACAATCAAGTGCCACCGCTCCAACTTTAAACCCAGAATAAGGTACATAAGCCCGTTCACGTGCATTCGACGCTGCTTCCAGCAATTGATTAATCGTTAAGGGTAGGTTGTCTACACTCATCGTTGATTCCTCCAAAATAGTCTGATAGTCAAGAGTTTCTCCGCCACTTAGCCTGTCAATCGCGACCAGAACGGAGGACCGAGTACGATAAGTCCTGCTGCAATAGCAAACAGTGCTGCAACCAAAACAGCTCCAGCAGCAGTATCCTTTGCAGCTTTTGCGAGCGGATGAATTTCTAATGTTACGAGATCGACAGTACGCTCGATCGCCGTATTAATAAGCTCTGCAATCCATACTGCCGCAATTGCCCCTAATAGCCAGAGCCAGTCGTTTCGCCCTACCCTCAGCCATAATCCAACAGCAACGACGACCACTGTAGCAACGAGATGGAATCGCATATGGCGCTCACTTCGAATCGCCGATGCGATTGCTAAGCTTGCTTCACTGAACGAGCGAAGTTCGCGTGAACGCCATTTGCTCATCTCGTCAGCCCCGCTTCCGCTAGTACTGCCTCCTGCTTCGAGAACATTTCACGCTCCGCTTCCTCGTCTCCATGATCGTAGCCAAGTAAATGGAGAAATCCATGCACGAACAAGAAGCCAAGCTCACGTTCGAAACTATGCCCATACTCTTGCGCCTGAAGTTCAGCTCGAGGCACAGAGATTACAATATCTCCAAGCATATCCGCGAACGGATTGTTCGCTTCTGCTTCATCCACCCATTCCTCTTGTCCTTCTTCAGAAGCCTCATATTCATCATCATAGTGAATATCAGCTTCTTCACCTTCCAAGAGGGAGAACGATAATACGTCAGTAGCGCTATCCAGTCCGCGATATTGACGATTCAATTCACGAATGCCTTCATCATCCGTTAAAGTCAACGTTACAATGCCACGTGCTATTTCCTCTTTCTCCCCTGCAATATTCAAAAGCTTTTCCAGCAAATCCATCCACTGCTCTTCCTTCTCACCTGCACCGTTGTCCCGTTCATCGATCCATTCCAAGCTCAAACTCATTGTACAGTCTCCTTCGCCAGCTTCATCTTTTTCAATTCCGAATCATCCGGATACTCGATTCTCGAGTGGAACATCCCGATGACCGTTTCCTTTAATGTTCTAGCAATCTTATCAAGCTCTCTCATCGTTAAATCACATTCGTTGAACTGATTATCGTCCAAGCGATCTTTAATGATTTTGCCAATAATGCCTTCAATCTGCTCCACAGTAGGATGATTCAACGATCGAACAGCAGCCTCTACGCAATCTGCAATGCCGACAATGGCCGCTTCCTTCGACTGCGCTTTCGGTCCAGGATACCGGAAATCATCTTCCGTCCACTGGCTCTCAACACCTTGCTCCTGCGCTTGTTTAACCGCCTTGTGGTAAAAGAATTTCAATAACGTCGATCCATGATGCTGCTCTGCAATATCTCGAATCGGCTTAGGAAGCTTATGTGTCTTAAGCATTTCTGCCCCATCTTTAGCATGAGCAATAATGATTGACGCACTCACACGCGGATCGAGCTTGTCATGCGGGTTACCGGCAGCATTCTGGTTTTCGAT is from Candidatus Cohnella colombiensis and encodes:
- a CDS encoding class I SAM-dependent methyltransferase, whose product is MMMEKGIVGAGVKLSRRLAALASWVPQGARFADIGTDHALLPVFLASQERISYAVAGDVHEGPVEAATRQVRDAGLEGVISVRLGDGLAVLNVGEVDTVAIAGMGGSLMVRILEQGIDKLSGVSTLVLSPHVAEGSVRQWLVKHHYVIDQELLLEEDGVIYTLIRAVRLNSEAVTQERQASLYDQTLLSPVLPRIARVWMEEMGPLLLRNPSPEFYKNWEQEIAKRERVILQLSYSEAPGAAEKASEWQEDVRQIKEVLACLPEVKRSSN
- the rpoD gene encoding RNA polymerase sigma factor RpoD, with amino-acid sequence MANDQHTGLETEATLELVKAQLMEQGKKKSALTYKDIMEKLSPFDQDPEQIDEFFEQLADSGIDVVNDHDDLRRHGEGEERERDEFNFDDDLSLPPGIKINDPVRMYLKEIGRVPLLGADDEIELAKKIENGGYDADDAKKKLAEANLRLVVSIAKRYVGRGMLFLDLIQEGNMGLLKAVEKFDYEKGFKFSTYATWWIRQAITRAIADQARTIRIPVHMVETINKLIRVSRQLLQELGREPAPEEIAEQMELSVEKVREIMKIAQEPVSLETPIGEEDDSHLGDFIEDQEALAPADAAAYELLKEQLEDVLDTLTDREEQVLRLRFGLDDGRTRTLEEVGKVFGVTRERIRQIEAKALRKLRHPSRSKRLKDFLE
- the dnaG gene encoding DNA primase gives rise to the protein MNYGSIPQTVIDEVLRRHDIAETVGKVVHLVKNGKYLKGLCPFHSEKTPSFTVTPEKQIFHCYGCGKGGNAIKFVMEMEAISFPEAVKMLAIEADIPVTWSTAGHEEPSPRQREKITLVEAHEYSAKLYHYILRNTEPGKPAMEYLRTRGFTDTLIEEFAIGYAPSRWDTLTGALERKGYEAAEMELGGLLSKRQEGEGYVDRFRDRIIFPIQDGNGQVIAFGGRIMSDGQPKYLNSPETPLFNKSRTFYRLHAAKATIRRTRQAVLFEGYVDVIKAWSAGVHNGLATMGTALTSEHATQLKRFAEEVVLCYDGDDAGQAAAIKSIPILESVGLIVRVCELPNRMDPDEYITAKGPSTFMREVIEAAVSTVKFQLIYLRKSHILLEEDGRIRYLREAVKLVARRDSPTERELLLKELAQEFGVSLDTLKQESVEIRQQEKLGNIGDIPASSWNNVWNDKRSSPKLPTLTPAYIKAERHLLLWMMLDADTSTIVQSRIGAHFNVEDHAAIAAYLYSYYAQGQSPDVGRFTAFLQDDRLERTASSIALEDFPFDERVLEGYFRTIEDATFMREIDRMNEEMQRLLKLGEHLQAAQIAQEMSTLKQQRKK
- a CDS encoding YaiI/YqxD family protein, encoding MTFERNRVVVDGDACPVKSEIARTVRGCGATALLVSSHAHVLQPEPSVEVVTVDASDQAADLYIANMLKKSDILVTGDYGLAALGLARGAAVITPRGKLIREEDIEGLLAQRHFSAKQRRGGQRTKGPKPFTDEDRDRFQQKLTTLLQGMQEKHNV
- a CDS encoding kinase/pyrophosphorylase, translating into MVEQSITVYVVSDSAGDTGELAVRAAAAQFHPTNIQIRRAAFIQNRQSIDAVLHVAKIDKGIVLYTLVIPFLRDYMKEQAVDLGIIAIDLLGPLIAKLEHSLGIESRHEPGLNHVLDANYFRKVEAIEFAVRYDDARDVTGILKADIILLGVSRTSKTPLSMVLAHKTFKVVNVPLIPELAPPQELFRVPKEKIIGLTINTDVLNAIRKERLKALGLPGTAPYATTERIRLENEHARQVMDKLGCHVIDVSNKAVEETASLILEHFEK